CCGCGCCACCGATCAGGGTGCGGGGGCCGTTCACCGGGCCGCGGGGCTTCTGGACCGGCTTCGGGTGCGCGTGGCTGGCGCGGACCGAGCCGAACTCGCCGTCGTACGCCGTCGGTTCCTCCGACCACAGAGCGCGCATCAGGGCCATCCGGTCGCGGCCGAGCTCCCGGCGCGTCGACCAGTTCACGCCGTGGTCCGCGGCTTCCTCGACGTTCCAGCCGAAGCCCAGGCCCAGCGTGAAGCGGCCGCCGGAGAGATGGTCGAGGGTGGCGATCTGCTTCGCCAGGTCGATCGGGTCGTGCTGGGCGATGAGGGTGATGCCGGTGCCGAGGGCGAGGCGTTCGGTGACCGCGGCGGCCTGGGCGAGGGCGACGAAGGGGTCGAGGGTGCGGCCGTACTCGGGCGGGAGTTCGCCGCCCGCCGGGTAGGGGGTGTCCCTGCTCACCGGGATGTGGGTGTGCTCGGGCAGGTAGAGCCCGGCGAACCCGCGCTGTTCGAGCTCGTGGGCGAGCCGCAGCGGCGTGATCGTCTCATCGGTGAGGAAGATCGTTGTGGCGATCCGCATGTAGAGGACACCTCCGTCGTGGTCCGGTGAGGGCCCCAAGGTATGCCGTGCGGTGCGGAAAGCCGAGTGCCCGGACGCGCGGTTGTCCGGGCCCCGGTCGTGCCGCCCGCCGTTTCCCCGGAGTTCACGGCCCCCGGCCAGGGTCGGGTATGTCACCTCTCACC
This sequence is a window from Streptomyces sp. NBC_01217. Protein-coding genes within it:
- a CDS encoding LLM class F420-dependent oxidoreductase; its protein translation is MRIATTIFLTDETITPLRLAHELEQRGFAGLYLPEHTHIPVSRDTPYPAGGELPPEYGRTLDPFVALAQAAAVTERLALGTGITLIAQHDPIDLAKQIATLDHLSGGRFTLGLGFGWNVEEAADHGVNWSTRRELGRDRMALMRALWSEEPTAYDGEFGSVRASHAHPKPVQKPRGPVNGPRTLIGGAAGPKLFAHIAQYADGWLPIGGRGLTESVPKLRETWESAGRDPKQLQVVLYAVLPSPGKLAHYADLGIEEVVLQLPPAGEPEVLRVLDAYAEYL